A genomic segment from Capra hircus breed San Clemente chromosome 7, ASM170441v1, whole genome shotgun sequence encodes:
- the RDH8 gene encoding retinol dehydrogenase 8: MADAPRTVLISGCSSGIGLELAVQLAHDPRQRYQVVATMRDLGKKGTLEAAAGKALGQTLTVAQLDVCSDESVAQCLSCIQGGEVDVLVNNAGVGLVGPLEGLSLAAMQNVFDTNFFGAVRLVKAVLPGMKRRRQGHIVVVSSVMGLQGVVFNEVYAASKFAMEGFFESLAVQLLQFNIFISLVEPGPVVTEFEGKLLEQVSTAEFPGTDPDTLSYFRDLYLPASRELFHNVGQSPQDVAKVIVKVIGSARPPLRRQTNTRYTPLTALKAMDPSGSLYVRTSHRLLFRWPRLLKLGLRCLACSCFRTPVWPR, from the exons ATGGCCGATGCACCCCGGACTGTACTCATCTCAGGATGCTCCTCTGGGATTGGCTTGGAGCTGGCAGTGCAGCTGGCTCATGACCCCAGGCAGCGCTACCAGG TGGTGGCCACCATGAGGGACCTGGGAAAGAAGGGGACACTGGAGGCAGCTGCTGGGAAGGCTCTGGGTCAGACCCTCACCGTGGCGCAGCTGGACGTGTGCAGTGATGAGTCAGTGGCCCAATGTCTCAGCTGCATCCAGGGAGGGGAAGTGGATGTGCTGG TgaataatgctggagtgggccTGGTGGGGCCCTTGGAAGGGCTCAGCCTAGCTGCCATGCAGAACGTCTTTGACACCAACTTTTTTGGGGctgtccgtctggtcaaagctgtgCTTCCCGGCATGAAGAGGAGGCGCCAGGGCCACATCGTGGTGGTCAGCAGCGTCATGGGGCTGCAGG GTGTCGTGTTCAACGAAGTCTATGCGGCCTCCAAGTTTGCCATGGAGGGGTTCTTCGAAAGTCTGGCTGTCCAGCTGCTACAGTTCAACATCTT CATCTCCCTGGTGGAGCCAGGCCCGGTTGTCACAGAATTTGAGGGCAAGCTCCTAGAGCAGGTTTCCACAGCCGAGTTCCCAGGCACCGACCCTGACACGCTGAGCTACTTTCGAGATCTGTACCTCCCAGCCTCCAGGGAGCTCTTTCACAACGTGGGACAGAGCCCACAGGATGTAGCCAAG GTCATCGTCAAGGTCATTGGCTCGGCCAGACCACCCTTGCGCCGACAGACCAACACCCGCTACACTCCACTGACCGCGCTCAAGGCCATGGACCCCTCCGGCAGCCTGTATGTGCGAACTTCCCACCGCCTGCTCTTCCGCTGGCCACGCCTTCTCAAGCTTGGCCTTAGGTGCCTGGCCTGCAGCTGCTTCCGCACCCCAGTGTGGCCCCGATGA